The stretch of DNA TATATTGTCTTCCCGCATCCCCCTGTTAGAACATGAACCCCAGGAGGGCAGCCTTGGTTAAGAGTACAATTCTTGCTACCtataccttgaaaaaaaaaaaaaaaaaagagtacagttCTACCACCTGGGACAATGCACATGAGTAGGTAATTATTGTTCATTGAAAGACAGACTAAGGGCCattgcagtggctcatgcctgtaatcccagtactttgagaggccaaagagggaggattgcttgaggccaggagtttaagaccagcctcggcaacatagcaagaccctgtctctagaaaaaaaatagaaaaattaaccagactggtggtgtgtgcctgtagtaccagctacttgggaggctgaggcaggagtaccacttgagcccagagtttgaggttgcagtgagctatgatgacaccactgtactctagcctgggtgacaaagccaagaccctgtctcaaaaaaaaaaagtcaatattaaaataaatattaatacttaggaataaattcttaaaagtataaaacttgtatgttgaaaactacaaaacattgtttaaagaaattaaagaggattgtaataaatagaaagatgGCCCACATTCATAGAGCAGAAGACAATATTGTTAGGATGTcaatattccccaaattgatctacagattgaattgtaatccctatcaaaatcctagcTGCCTTCTTTGCAGGAAGTGACAAGCTTATcataaagttcatatggaaatacaagggatccagaatagtcaaaacagtctttaaaaagaacaaattgggattCACActtctatattttgaaaattaccaCAGGCCAAGcgtgatggttcatgcctgtaattctggcactttgggagaagggaagatggtttgaggccaggagttcaagaccagcctgggaaacatagtaagactctcatctttataaaaagcaaaaaaattttttttaaaaattagtcaggtatggtggtgggtacctgtagtcctagctactcaggagactaaggcaggaggatagcttaaacCAAGAGTTCCAtgttacagtgacctatgatcatgccactgcactctagcctgggcaacggaataagaccctgtctctaaaaacaaaacaaaaaaacttactacaaagctacaataataaaGATTTTTGCTACTGGCATAAGGATATATAGGTCAATGGAAGAGAattgagagttcagaaataatccctcacattcttcttcttcttttttttttggcataattGACACCGAGGATCATCAAATGATTCTTGACAAGAGTGCCATGCCCATTCAacaggaaagaatagtctttcctAGAAATACcactgggacaactggatatccacatgcaaaaggatgAATTTTAACCCCTAATTCACACCAtctacaaaaatcaactaaaaatggatcaaagacctaaatgtaagaggtaaaactattaagtttttagaagaaaacataggcataaatcactaacaaataataataataataaatagcctCTATTTATTGGGCTTCTACTTTATGCTTACTTACCATTCTATCAGGTTCTTTAtgttttctcacttttaaagGTGCTACAACCACTTCACCCTTTATCACCATTTCTGTTTGCCACTCACCTAAGTCTATAAGTCTATCTTAAAAATATGActtaggcctggcgtggtggctcatgcctgtaatcctagcactctaggaggctgaggcgggcggattgctcaaggtcaggagttcgaaaccatcaagagcgagaccccatctctactaaaaatagaaagaaattaattggccaactaatatatatagaaaaaattagccagtcatggtggagcatgcctgtagttccagctactcaggaggctgaggcagtaggattgcttgagcccaggagtttgaggttgctgtgagctaggctgacgccacagcactcactctagcctgggcaacaaagcgagactctgtctcaaaaaaaaaaaaaatatatatatatatatatgacttaaaTGAGTAAAAATTAGCTTCAAATATTTACTTCTAAATTTAAAGCTGTCTAGTagaatattatattattctataataatatattagtatattactaatataatttttacattaatataataattacattatattatttctcctttttttttaccgcttttcctcctttttttcttttctttttttaaggctagtcaagtggagcagtgggagcagagaaggaacaaaggaatctgtaactggttgtgatcaattagttgtaaacaccactgcactcagaccagcctttcctgtttttttcaaGACATCAAAGTTGGGCACAAAATAGAGCAAAAGGGTGACAAGTGACAAGGTACAAAATGGTACATtagtcattcatttctttatattaatatttcctattttattaatatcaagtTCCCAGTTTTTTACAAATGGGAGAGGTCATTTTAATgtaagagggaggaaaaaaatgctatttcaaGCATATTCATGGGAGTTACTATTGGAACCAGGTGTTAGAGAGGATCAACATATTTAAATTGCAGTGCTGGCTATCttgagacaaaaacaaataacaggTAGTCAACAAATAGCCTTCCCTATTCTGAACAGCTCTGGGCTCTGAAGGTAAAGCAAACCACAGCAGGGATTAACTGGCCATGCTTTTGTGACCAGATTATAATGTCTGCATGTTTGCATAAATCTACATTTTTCTAGGGATGGGTTCCACAGCTCCCTTCAGATCCTCAGATGAACAGCACGTTGCAAATGCCCAATTTACAGCAGGTTAAGAGCCAGTGCAATATCCAACAATGCCTCATTGGTTTTATCTTTCATAATCTTCAATCTCAAGCTTTCTGCCGCAACAACTTTCTGTGACTGTTTTTCCAAACAAAACACTATCCTATATAACAACAAAGGGTCTTACCAAGATTGGAGAATCCATCCTGAAGGGACCATAATCGAGCCCAAGGGGTAGGAACAGGCTCCTCAGGTTCTTGGTCCTCAGGAATAGAATAGAGTTCCTGAGTGGACACTGTCTCTAAGGAGCTCAGGGTGCCAGAGCTGGAGTGGGAGGACTGGCTGGAGGTAGGCACTGTGCTGGTAGAAGAGGTAGATGAGCCCTGGTACTGTGAGGAGGAGCCATGGGACTGTGAGCCTTGGGACTGGGTGAAGCCACCTTGGGGCTGTGAACAGGCACCGACTCCGAGGGACTGCGAGGAGGCACTGCCGTGGGACTGCTGACCCTCCACGTCTGTCTCCCGAGACATCACGACCTCAAAAAGGAAGTGTCCAACATAAGGTGAGTTTCAAGGAACAAGACTTAAAGTTCAAAATTAAAGGATAGCCATATTgcaacagcattaaaaaaaatcaagggcaAGCATGCTctgcaaaaattaaaatcctaataGTCTAGACTAGACCTGCAGTTATTCTGGGCTTAGTTTTTCTTTGGATCATCATCACCAGATCAGAATTTTTTCTGACAGCCATAAACCACtggggaaaaacaacaacaacaacaaaaaaaaaacaacttgaaagctacaaataagtaaaaagcaataaaattgagTTGGGCAGGGATTCATAAAAGCTTACATtcattcaattttcaaaaattaggaATGAAACCTAACATTAATTCACTCATTactacatttgaatttcatatacagTCTTATGATGgttaaatttaacaaatgttcAACTTTATGAAGGTGTGAAAGCAATATGCTttcagtagaaaccatatttCCGAGTACCCATAACCATTCtggttttcactttcagtacagtattcaattaATTAATGAGATGGTCaccactttattataaaacaatctTTGTGGTAGATGATTTTGgccaactgtaggctaatataagtgttctgagcatgtttaaggtaggctaggctaagctatgatattTGCTAGGTTAAATGTATGTTAGgtgtattaaattcatttttaacttgACAATATTTTCAGCTTACAATGGTTTCTCTGGATGTAACCCTATCAtcgaggagcatctgtatattttggaaaggaaaagaaggaacagAGGACATGGGacagaagacaggaaaaaaaaaaactgcagtaACTCTCTGCAGCAGTCCAGGGAGTCCATTTACATAAACCCTTACTGACACTCCAACCCCAGGGTTGCTCCTACAGCAAAGCAATCACACCCTGTTTATTCATTCTAGATTCCCTGACACCTAACTAAGGGCCCCGCCACCAAAGAAAGACTGCTCTAAACAACTCCACCTAGCCCATTGTGATGCTAAGTTAACTGTGGAGCTCATCTTTTCAGCACCCTGGCCTTCCAGCCTCGATGGAATCTAGCAGGAACCATTCTTTGATTCACAGGAGACTATAACAGAGGCTCCCACCCTTGTCTTAGAATTTACCTGAAAGACAGTCTAAGTAACTTTCAACACTGacctaaacaacaacaacaaaaaaggtgcACTCTCTTCCTGCTGCCCACACTCAGGCTACTACTCCAGTAGAACATAACATTATGTCGCCCTCCCTTATCTAAGGGAAATATATAGACCAAGACCGCCAGTGGACGTCTGAAACTGTGGATGATACCAAATCCTATACATACTCTGCACAACTTTCCTTTTCCATCTTCACAATTTCAGGGGTAGAAGATACATTGTTACTCTAGATCTTAGCAAGCTCagcacacaatttttttttctttccttaagttgaGAACTTTCAGCTTTTCACTTAACGGAAGCActttctggcttctctttggcatatctgaattgtCAGCATCATTACTCTTGCCCtctggggccattattaagtaaaataagggtgaatTGAACACAAAAACTGtgaaacaacaaaatttaaaacttatgagttGTTCATTTCTGGAATTTACCATTTCATATTTACAGTTGACCTCAGGTAACTAAAACCCCAGCAAGCAAAACTTCAGATAACAAGCAACTAACTGTGCTCATACCTACTGCATTTATACAGCTTTCAAAATATGAAGGTCTTGAtgagttttctttaaaacatacCAGGAAGGTGATGCCACAGCTGAGTTTGCCACTCCAGATCTGCTGGTCTAATACTAGCCAGGCTGGGTCTTTCCTGCAGCTTTTTGAGGAAGACTTCTCTGCCCTGACAACTGGAGAAAGACAATGTGTCAAAAGATAGCTGTGAGAGGTTACAGGGAAGCAGGTCTGAAGTCACACCTTTGCATGAAACCTTTAGGTAGATcgcaacctctctgagcctgttttctcatctgaaaaaagtACATAGATCatgaggattttctttttcacagccCCTCATAAGCCATGGCATGATCGaaagaaaggattaaatgaggtgatggacgtaacgcccccctccccccagtgctTGCTAATTGGGAGCTATTCTTATTGGAGAGCCATGCAGAATGGTGAGTGAAAAGCCAAGCGGACCGCGGCAAAACTCCAGGACTGTGAACAGAATTCCATTCCCAAAAAATTCAAGAGGCCTTACACGGGCAACACGACCTTTTTTTAAACTTGGGAAACTAAGGCTCAAGGAGGACTGGTGCCCTCCTCACCACTCTTCGCCACCCCATCCCACACATTGACTTAGGAACACTAGCAGGACATCCTGATACACAGGTCAGTGCCTGATCAGTTCCTGCAGTGCCTAGTAGCTAAGATTGGATTTCCTATAAGTATAGGAGATTATTTCAATCAATTTAGATATTGAACctaaattactattatttaatggtaataattactaaaatttttttcttaaactctttACAAAGTAACTTCGCTTAGATACTGAAGAGCACAACTCTGTTCCTTCTTATCCTGTAGATCCAGGCCTGTTTCAGCTTGTGAAAGAGGAAGTGAACTTCGCCTCGACGATTAAGAGAGTCgcccacacacaccccctccaGCTCAAAAATACACAAGAAGCGAACCTCAGGACATTCCACTCGCATAAGATGCTGAGGATGGGATTCGAACCACCAAACAACCAAGAGAAATTCCCCACTATGACTCACCGCGGGAGCCCACCTGGTGCCCCACAATCTCCGCAGCCGCAGCCAGCAGAGTGGCGCTAAACCTGCATATACAAACTCCACCCTCAGCCAATCAAAACGGCCTCCCCCCAGCCGCCGGACCAATGAGGAGCAGCATATATGGCCGCTAGGCGCAGCCTCAATGCTTCCTGGGATTTGTAGTTTACAAGACATAGCGGAACTCAGAATTTAGATTTCCCCCGGGTGATCCCGCCCCCTCAGCTTTCCAGCCAATCAACAGCGTTAATCTGGTCGGCCCCTCTTGCCGGTTTTCCTCCCACAGGTGACTGCGGCGACATAGACCGCTGGCCAGATGTGGAAGGGGAAAGCCGGGGCCTTGCTCCGCGTGTGGGGGTTATGGCCAGCAGGGGTCCCCAGAAGGAGACTACTAAGCTGCGATGCTGCGTCTCAGGCGGGAAACAGTTCACCCAGCTGTTGGAACTGCGGCAGCCCAGGAAGCCCTGGGCAAGGGGACCGGTTCTTCTGTCCGCAGTGCCGCGCGCTGCAGCCACCTGACCCCACTCGAGATTACTTCAGCCTCATGGATTGGTATGCATGACGATGTCAGGAAACTGGCCGAGGCGAGAAAGACGTCAGGGGCTGACCTGCGAGAGGGGAGGGTTCGGTCATGCTTGAGAAGGAGAAGGCGGGGCTGGTAAGATAGGAGGGCGGAGCCGTAGAGAGCAGGGGTTGGAGATGTGTCCTGAGAGAGAGGAAATTGAGTGACGGGGACTGAGGCTCCGGGCGATGAAGGTACCGTGACTCGGGGAAATAGGACTGGAGGGGCGGGGAATTGAGTTGGAGAAAATAGTACGACAGATGGTTGCTACTACAATGGACAGACTGGAGGGGTGGGACCTGGGAAAAGGGAGACTTGAAGGATAGGGACAGAAAAGTTTAAAGTTGGGTTGAGACTTTTAAGAAAGGAGTATTGAAGTGTGGTCTAAGATTGGGAGGTAAGAGCATGAAAGACAATATTGTGGGTGAGGCTTAAGGGAAAAATGGGAATTGGAGGAAGCAGGTCCAAGAAACGGCGTTTTTCCTCTGAGGGTGAGGAGCTTGGAGAAGTGGGGAAGTGTGGGCAGAGCTGAACTGGTGAGGAAATAGGGAAGGTTCTGGGAATAGAAAACAAAGGGAGTGAGATTAAAATAAAGTGGGAGACAAGGATGAAGGGATCGAGGTTTTGGAAAGATAGGATggcaatgaagaaaaaattattcagtgacACTTATAAAGCACAGGAGGGAAGACTTTCTTCAGGATCATCTCCATAGGTAAAAAGACCACTGCGGTGAGATCTTGGAGTAGGGGAAAGAGATTGTGCTGAACTCCGAATACAGCATGGGCAAAAGGGAATTCATAGCTAAAGAGCAGGATggggggtcagtggatggaaaattactaagaggaaacatcaggtgTCAGGGAGATTCTGGCTAAACCTACCTAATAGGAGTCTTGCTGAAGATAGGCCAGAGTGATCAGACATTGCctgggggaaggaaagaggaggaggatgaagaaacTGATCAGGCACCCAGGATGACCAAATATCCAGGATGATAGGTTCTGGCTAAAGTGACTTAGCAGGGTTCTTTGCTAAAACTGCATTTACAAGGAAGTGCACAGATAGGCCTTGGAGAAGGTTCAGATGCCTGTCTGAAGTTTGaccaagcaaagaatctttgtcagtGGGATTCAGGAATCCACCTTCTCCTTAACTATGGGATCTGCCCCCACCAGTCTCTGAGCACTTATGATGAGCTGCTATAACACTGATCTTTAAGTTTCTTAAGCGTCCCAATCTAGctcccaccacagggcctttgtacttgctatTCTTTCTACCTAGATAGCTCTTTCCTCTGATCTTTGATTACTCATCATCgtcattcaggtctcagcttagaTGTCACTTCTTTATTCACCGCTTCTCCCACTCTCTCTGACCCTGTTCTGTTTCCCTTTATAGCACCTACCACTTTTTGGAATTATGTTTCTATGTTTATTGCATCTTTCTCATAAGAGCAGGAACTAGGCCCATGGTAGACAagtctatatatatttgttgcatgaatttCATCTCCCATTTTCCTTCCAGCAACCATTCCTTCAGAGTTGACACTACAAAGCTCCAGCACAGGTACCAGCAACTACAGCGTCTTGTCCATCCGGATTTCTTCAGCCAGAAGTCTCAGGTAGCTTATTGGCCATCCCCAATAATCCCAAGCATGGGCACACTGGATGGCAGTGCCCTGTGGTTATGTGATTGACAAGGCTGAACAAGTAGCTCCACCCTGTGGCAGCCTGACCCCAGACAGCTAAGCCATGGAGCTGTCGTTCACTCGCATCTTTTATCTGACTTCCCAGACAACTTAGAACCCATcagctgaaaataaaaacacctcaTCCATCCCCAGTTTACTTTAGCCATCCTCTGCCTGccgacattttataaaatttgtggATATAAGCTGACTGATCTGGATGGTAATAAGACTGTCTTCATCTCCACTAACAGATTGAAAAGGAATTCTCAGAGAAGCATTCGACCCTGGTGAATGATGCTTATAAGACCCTTCTGGCCCCCCTGAGCAGGGGACTGTACCTTGTAAGGTGATTTCCCAACCCTTCTGTGTGTGACTTCTTGGTGCCCATTGTGGTGTAGGACAGCTCCTTTCCCTGTATGCAGCAGGAGAATGCTTGAGACTTGAGGTAGTCCAGGGACCCAGAGATTTTAGCCTCAAACATACTACACAAGCGTGGTTTTCTCTGAGTATTCTAAGTATTCTCTGTAAATCTTACTTGCcccaaatgcattttttaaaccattttctaTGAATTTCAAGGATTTGATGATGATGGCTTTTAAGCTTTTAGGGGAGAGTAATATTgggtggtttgtttgttttcaggagcatattaaaatccagaaaattttaaaattgagtaaaatcggggggggggggaaggaaaaaaaaaattgagtaaaatCTTTACAAACATCTAGTTCAACCTCTAAGTAGAAGAATTGCTACCCCCACGGTCTCACAGTTCAGGCAGCACAAGTGGGATCCTGTCCTAGCACTCCTGTCTCAGTCCAAGCTTTTTACACCCTACCGTTCCTCTTTCATTATTGAGACAGCTCCAGTTTTCCTCATGAGTGGTATTATGTTCTGAAGAATGAGTAGGATTTACATGACTCTGGCCATAgcttcttcaatttatttttcttgctctctGCCACAATAGCTAAAGCTCCGTGGATTACAGATTTCTGAAGGAACAGATTATGAAATGGACAGGCAATTCCTCATGGAAATaatggaaatcaatgaaaaactCGCAGAAGCTCAAAGTGAAGCTGCCATGAAAGAGATTGAATCCATTGTTAGAGGTAAAAGATAAAATACCACTGATAATCATTTCATTGCTATTATGGGTACTTATCCTCAGTTTAGTGAAAAATGAATGTAAGAGTACATATTGGTCATCATAattattcagttttgtttttttttaacataccaaAACAAGTTTTGTCTGAAGGTTAAATTTGCAACATCTCTAACCTTATGTAATGCAGCTTAAACCAAGAATGTAATCCTATTTTATACATTGCAATGATCTTTCCCTCCCATGACATCATTTAGATACTATTATCTCTAACAAGGAAAATGGGCCTCAGAAGTTAACAGAAAtgcccaaggtcaaacagcaCATATGCAACTGGACAAAGATTAAAAACCTGATCTTTGGATCtcatattgctttattttccactttattcCATTGTTTATCAGCtaggattctccagagaacacattgaatggatggatagataggtagatagatagatattttaaGGAATTCGCTCACATGATCGTGGGGGCTCTCACATCCAAAGTTTATAGGACAGGCTGGAAATTCAGGTAGGATTTTTATGTTatagtcttgaggcagaatttcttctccaGGAATGCTGTTCTTGTACTTAATGCCTTTACTTAATTAGATGAGCCCCACCCAAATTACTAGGATAACCTCCTTTATTTAAAGTTAACTGATTTGAATGTTAATCACttctacaaaatactttcacAGCATCATCTATACTAGTGTTTGATCAAACAACTGGGCACCATAACCTAGCcaagttgatgcataaaattaGCCATTCCACATAGAAAAAACTCCAAGGTTCTCTCTCAGATTATACACACTTATGATGtactttcacaaatatttatgatgTGCCTACTGTGTATCAGGCACTGCACATGGcagtgaggatacagcaagaaacAAGAAAGACCTGGCCTGTGCCTTCATGGAGTTTGTATACTTCCAGCTCAATGTGTCTAAAATGGAATTCCTTGCCTTCCTCCCAAAAATCTGTTCGTCTTCCAGTGTTACTCTCTAAGTGACTGACTCCTTCTAGTTGCACAGTGTAAATCTAAACAACCTTATTCTTCCTTATCCCTGTAGTAAGTCCATCACCAAGTCTTCAGGAACTGACCTAAATGTGTCTCAAATCTATCCACTTGTCTCTATTTTCACTGCTACCACCCTTTTCCAAGCTACTGTTCTGTCTTACCTGGAAAATTGTGCAGTGGCTTTTGACTGCTCTGTCTCTACCTTCAGGCCCCATCTAACATATCCCTACACTGTCACTGTGTGATCTTTTTGAAACCCAAATTTAACCACCACCTTTGCTCTTGCTTAAAAACTAAGGCTTCCCACTGCTCTCAGGTTTAAGAGCAAACTCTTAGGCATGCTTTACAAGGCCCTGCgtggcctggcctctgcctcgCTCCATTTTGCcccctccactccagccacactggccactTCCAGTTTCTCTTCTGTACTGGGCACCCTCCTTccccaggacctttgcatgtTCTGCTGCCTCTGCCTGAAACCCTGCTGTCCTCTGCCCCATCTAAGTTAACTCTTCTTCCTTCGGAATGAAGGACAATatcacttcctcagagaagctTTCTTTGACGTCTCTGTCTGTACTTTTTAGTAGTGGGTACCTCTCCTTTGTAGGGCTAATCACAGTTATAACTTTACTGTTCTATGTAACATTATTTGAGCAATGTCAGCCTTCCTCATTACACTGGAAGTTCTGCAGAAGCAGAAATAATGTCTGCTTTTTGCTTCCCTCACATCCTCAGCTCACAGAAAAGTACTTGGGGTGTAATtgtttctctaaatatttatgaaataagtgAATAATAATGAACAAAGAAGTTTAaagtgggccaggcgcggtggctcacgcctgtaatcctagctctctgggagactgaggtgggcggattgctcgaggtcaggagttcaaaaccagcctgagcaagagcgagaccagcctgagcaagagcgagaccccatctctactataaatacaaagaaattaattggccaactgatatatgtataaaaaaaaattagccaggcatggtggcacatgcttgtagtcccagctactctagcctggacaacaaagtgaaactctgtctcaaaaaaaaaaaagaagtttaaagtgGTAAAATAGAGGCTGTGGTGAGGTCACTGTCAGCTGGGTGATGTGGGGTAAAGAGACACTCAGGTGTTGCATAGTTTGGAAGGCAGAGCAGCATGAAGCTCTTGGTGGAATAAGGTAGACTTGGGCTCAGTCCCAGCACTACGTCGCTGACTTcttatgtgaccttgagcacgTAACGTAACTTCATCCCTTTTGAGTCTTACTTTCCTTACCTGTAGAATGAAGACAACATTAGTATGGGTTGTTGCcaggattaaattaaatgagataaagcatgGGAAGCACTTACTATAACCCTAGAGTGAACATTTGACTTTGAGCAGCTCACTAACCTTAATTTTGATTAATTCCTAAATTTCATCCCTTAGGTACCTGCTAAGGCCCGAGTGAAGTGATTGTTCAAAGGCATAGAGCTAGTTAATTTGGGGGTCAGGACTTCAGAGTCTCCAGACTCCTAATCAAATGTTCTTTTGTCTACATCGCATTTCTACCTAAGAGacgaatttccttttttttttttttttgagacagagtctcactctattgccctggctagagtgccatggcatcagcctagctcacagcaacctcaaactcctgggctcaagagatccttctgccagcctcccaagtagctgggactgtaagcATGCGCCAACaaggccagctaattttttctatttgtggtagaaacagagtcttgctcttgctcaggctggtctcaaacttctgagctcaaaggatccgcctgcctcggcctcccagagtgctaggattacaggcctaagaGGCGAAATTCAAACACTGGGCTCGGAATCAAGTGACTTGGATTCTGttcccagcaattccactcatcAACCATGTCACCATGGGATACTTTCCCCAATACCTGTCATTGCCTACCTTGAGGGTATAATGTATTTGAAAGTGGTTTGAAAGAAGAAACCATATGAATGACTGATACTATTTATATCTGAAAAATGCACTTATTATAAAACTCCTCATTTTCtaacaaagaaacaagagaaatatGAGGTAGttgctcctttattttatttggcaTCATCTCTCTTACAACACAATATGatctaaatgttttcattttcctgggAGGCTATCTAGTTTGCAAGTGGTTGCTTGAAACAGTAGTGCCTTGCCGGTGGGTGATCCCAGCATGTTAATTTTCTCCTTGCTAAAATTTGTAAGATTCACACTGATTCATGGAGATAATCAAGGCATatccttgttcttttttaaatgattctgtaGCCATTTTATAAGCCTTGGTGATTGCCCCTTAGACCTTTCATGGGTAGAAAAACAAGAGTATAACCAGGGTCACCCAGTGCTGCACTAAACAGCAGCTGCCATCATGGTACATGTAGAAACAAAGGTTAGGAAGCCTTACCCCTAATTCCAAGCTCCCTTCTTTGTTGTGCTCAAATCAGCGTGACACGTGACTACAAAGCATTGTCTTCGTATtacaagtctatttttttttttttttgagacagagtcttgctttgttgcctaggctagagtgagtgccgtggtgtcagcctagctcacagcaacctcaaactcctagactcaagcaatactcctgcctcagcctcctgagtagctgggactacaggcatgtgccaccatgcctggctaattttttctatttttagttgtttggctaatttctttctatttttagtagagatgggtctcgctcttgctcaggctggttttgaactcctgaccttgagcaatccgcctgcctcggcctcccagagtgctaggattacaggcgtgagccaccgcgcccagccttacgagtctatttaaatagaaaaattaagataatgtttttctctttcagctAAACAGAAAGAATTTGCTGACAACGTGAGCAGAGCTTTTGAACAAGgtactttctttgtttcttgatTTTCTCATATATGGAAAGAAGTTATAAGCATTGAGCTataatcattcattcaataagtagtTATTATATGCCCATCCTATGATAGGTACATggggaaatatataatatacatgaatCTACAATTCTGCCGTTAGGCAGTCATAGTCTTGCTGGAGAAACAAACTGTATCAAAAAGTGATTTgccggccaggcatggtggctcacacctgtaatcctagcactctgggag from Microcebus murinus isolate Inina chromosome 22, M.murinus_Inina_mat1.0, whole genome shotgun sequence encodes:
- the HSCB gene encoding iron-sulfur cluster co-chaperone protein HscB isoform X3; translation: MWKGKAGALLRVWGLWPAGVPRRRLLSCDAASQAGNSSPSCWNCGSPGSPGQGDRFFCPQCRALQPPDPTRDYFSLMDCNHSFRVDTTKLQHRYQQLQRLVHPDFFSQKSQIEKEFSEKHSTLVNDAYKTLLAPLSRGLYLVS
- the HSCB gene encoding iron-sulfur cluster co-chaperone protein HscB isoform X1; this encodes MWKGKAGALLRVWGLWPAGVPRRRLLSCDAASQAGNSSPSCWNCGSPGSPGQGDRFFCPQCRALQPPDPTRDYFSLMDCNHSFRVDTTKLQHRYQQLQRLVHPDFFSQKSQIEKEFSEKHSTLVNDAYKTLLAPLSRGLYLLKLRGLQISEGTDYEMDRQFLMEIMEINEKLAEAQSEAAMKEIESIVRAKQKEFADNVSRAFEQDDFEGAKEILTKMRYFSNVEEKIKLKKIPL
- the HSCB gene encoding iron-sulfur cluster co-chaperone protein HscB isoform X2 → MWKGKAGALLRVWGLWPAGVPRRRLLSCDAASQAGNSSPSCWNCGSPGSPGQGDRFFCPQCRALQPPDPTRDYFSLMDCNHSFRVDTTKLQHRYQQLQRLVHPDFFSQKSQIEKEFSEKHSTLVNDAYKTLLAPLSRGLYLLKLRGLQISEGTDYEMDRQFLMEIMEINEKLAEAQSEAAMKEIESIVRDDFEGAKEILTKMRYFSNVEEKIKLKKIPL
- the HSCB gene encoding iron-sulfur cluster co-chaperone protein HscB isoform X4 codes for the protein MDRQFLMEIMEINEKLAEAQSEAAMKEIESIVRAKQKEFADNVSRAFEQDDFEGAKEILTKMRYFSNVEEKIKLKKIPL